Proteins co-encoded in one Brassica oleracea var. oleracea cultivar TO1000 chromosome C4, BOL, whole genome shotgun sequence genomic window:
- the LOC106337585 gene encoding remorin: protein MMLTLYGQESSPDRTSRDETPEAVVRDIHALAPASTTVLPPPPALRGYFSPTRSTTTSISEGASSGENFTTISREFNALVIAGSSMGNNNEPTARDVTQGEELMRSIHEEREEEEMNPLAIVPEQYPDSSLDQGSGNESGQVQGRGGMTSVQRVKREEVEAKITAWQTAKLAKINNRFKREDAVINGRVNEQVHQANSWMKKIERKLEERKAKALEKTQNQVARAQRKAEERRATAEAKRGTEVAKVVEVANLMRAVGRSPSKRSCFSFS, encoded by the exons ATGATGTTAACTCTCTACGGTCAAGAAAGCTCGCCGGACCGTACCAGCCGGGATGAGACGCCGGAGGCTGTCGTGAGAGACATCCACGCGCTTGCTCCAGCGTCTACTACGGTGTTGCCACCACCTCCTGCCTTGCGAGGCTATTTTTCTCCAACTAGGTCAACGACGACTTCCATAAGCGAAGGCGCTTCTTCTGGTGAAAACTTCACAACCATAAGCAGAGAGTTCAACGCTCTAGTCATCGCCGGCTCATCCATGGGAAACAACAACGAACCAACGGCTCGTGACGTCACGCAAGGTGAGGAGTTGATGAGGAGTATCCATGAGGAGAGGGAAGAAGAGGAGATGAACCCATTGGCAATAGTACCGGAGCAGTATCCGGATTCGAGTTTGGATCAGGGAAGTGGAAATGAGTCGGGTCAGGTTCAGGGTCGAGGTGGGATGACGTCAGTACAAAGGGTGAAGAGGGAAGAGGTGGAAGCTAAGATAACGGCATGGCAAACGGCAAAACTGGCTAAGATTAATAACAGGTTTAAGAGAGAAGACGCCGTTATTAACGGTCGGGTTAACGAGCAAGTCCATCAGGCCAATTCTTGGATGAAGAAAATCGAG AGGAAGCTAGAGGAGAGAAAGGCCAAGGCGTTGGAGAAAACACAGAACCAAGTGGCGAGAGCGCAGAGAAAAGCGGAGGAGAGGAGAGCAACAGCGGAAGCGAAGAGAGGAACGGAGGTTGCAAAAGTTGTAGAAGTTGCTAATCTCATGAGAGCCGTTGGTCGGTCTCCTTCCAAACGTTCTTGCTTCTCCTTCTCCTAG
- the LOC106339933 gene encoding calcium-dependent protein kinase 14 — protein MGNCCGTAGSLIVNEKLKKGLKLANPFSIDYGHRHDGEKLVVLKEPTGREIKLRYKLGRELGRGEFGVTYLCTDNETGDVFACKSILKKKLRTAVDIDDVRREAEIMRIMPEHPNIVTLKETYEDDKAVHLVMELCEGGELFDRIVARGHYTERAAASVVKTIMEVVQMCHKHGVMHRDLKPENFLFANKKETASLKAIDFGLSVFFKPGERFNEIVGSPYYMAPEVLKQSYGPEIDIWSAGVILYILLCGVPPFWAETDHGVAKAILRSVIDFRRDPWPKVSANAKDLIKKMLHPDPKRRLTAQQVLEHPWLQDGKNAPNVSLGETVRARLKQFTVMNKLKKRALRVIAEHLSVEEASGIKERFQVMDTSNRGKITIDELRIGLRKLGIVVPQDDIQILMDAGDVDKDGYLDVNEFVAISVHIRKMGNDEHLKTAFTFFDQNRSGYIEIEELREALANEFDTASEEVVEAIILDVDTNKDGRISYEEFATMMKTGTDWRKASKQFSRDRFKNLSIKLKEEGSLNSNNRDAE, from the exons ATGGGGAATTGCTGTGGAACGGCTGGATCATTGATTGTAAATGAAAAGCTAAAGAAAGGTTTAAAACTTGCAAATCCTTTCTCAATCGACTACGGCCACCGCCACGACGGCGAGAAGCTTGTCGTCCTCAAGGAGCCAACGGGTCGAGAGATCAAGCTGAGATACAAACTAGGTCGGGAGCTAGGTCGAGGAGAGTTCGGTGTAACGTATCTATGCACAGACAACGAGACCGGGGACGTTTTCGCGTGCAAATCCATCTTAAAGAAGAAGCTGAGAACGGCTGTGGATATAGATGACGTTAGGAGGGAAGCTGAGATCATGAGGATTATGCCTGAGCATCCGAACATCGTCACGTTGAAAGAGACTTATGAGGATGATAAAGCTGTGCATTTGGTTATGGAGCTTTGTGAAGGCGGTGAGCTTTTCGATAGGATTGTGGCTAGAGGGCATTACACGGAGAGAGCTGCAGCTTCGGTTGTTAAGACAATCATGGAAGTTGTTCAG ATGTGCCATAAGCATGGTGTAATGCATAGAGACTTAAAGCCTGAGAATTTCTTGTTTGCAAACAAAAAGGAAACTGCATCTTTGAAGGCCATTGATTTTGGTCTCTCTGTTTTTTTTAAACCAG GCGAGAGGTTTAATGAAATCGTTGGGAGTCCTTACTACATGGCTCCTGAGGTACTAAAGCAGAGTTATGGACCAGAGATTGACATTTGGAGCGCAGGAGTAATCCTTTACATATTGCTATGTGGTGTTCCACCTTTTTGGGCAG AAACTGACCATGGAGTCGCCAAAGCTATTCTTCGGTCTGTGATTGACTTCAGAAGAGACCCCTGGCCTAAAGTCTCTGCCAATGCAAAAGATCTGATCAAGAAGATGCTTCATCCTGACCCAAAGCGTCGTCTTACAGCTCAACAAGTGCTTG AACATCCATGGTTACAAGATGGTAAGAATGCTCCAAATGTTTCATTAGGTGAAACCGTAAGAGCAAGACTTAAGCAATTCACAGTAATGAACAAGCTCAAGAAAAGAGCACTCAGG GTTATAGCTGAGCATTTATCGGTTGAAGAAGCATCAGGCATCAAAGAAAGATTTCAAGTAATGGACACTAGCAATAGAGGAAAGATTACCATCGATGAGCTAAGAATCGGGTTGCGTAAACTAGGGATTGTTGTTCCTCAAGATGACATTCAAATCTTGATGGACGCG GGAGATGTTGACAAAGATGGATACTTAGACGTTAATGAGTTCGTAGCCATATCTGTACACATCAGAAAGATGGGCAATGACGAGCACTTAAAGACAGCCTTTACGTTCTTTGACCAAAACAGGAGTGGTTATATCGAAATAGAGGAGTTACGAGAGGCCCTGGCAAATGAATTTGACACAGCTAGTGAAGAAGTTGTCGAAGCCATTATCCTTGATGTTGATACCAATAAG GACGGAAGAATAAGTTATGAAGAGTTTGCGACGATGATGAAAACAGGAACGGATTGGAGAAAAGCTTCGAAGCAGTTCTCGAGGGATCGGTTTAAGAATCTTAGTATCAAACTGAAGGAAGAGGGATCCTTAAATTCTAATAATCGCGATGCAGAGTAG
- the LOC106337824 gene encoding uncharacterized protein LOC106337824: MEPKGNSSISGDLKTNKKTVASSATPRASRKSTGSSAIVMKPNGKSPVSSALSSARGDQVMLFRDVSLGPHEADLRFRLIHFWEARNSNSKTLIGQEMLLIDEEGTVIQGFVPAGRVGTYELASGSVYKLSNFFGSRNKAQYRVTDHSATITFAWNSKLSVIDNPPVAFHEDRFKFYSYEEFQANCDRKIDLYDYVGHMKLVNEHAITECMVLDEVDIAEKRHLCVHVQTHGGPVMKLYLWDHAASDFCEKFKSYRGTPSVLLVTTVNPKHLGGTLALTSMSSSRVFMDANVQPSRDYLGWLSSNSDIANKINAEVVTKPETATLAELFSYIKLETAKVAWFECTATIDDVVRGSAWYYISCGGCNSKAVKEPTSLICNNKKCDKSVVTGVAQHLTRINVYDKSEQAVFVILGDAGRELTGKHASELVARYFECNEGVEADQCVPVPQALLDTIGQTHKFIVKVSDHNLSGKTQIITVTKVFPPEAPHHVALLEEHSVPSTSDDVLKSVREESSPIRGLDGTVGERVRKASAGMESDEAKRPKSG; encoded by the exons ATGGAGCCTAAAGGAAACTCATCAATCTCCGGCGATCTCAAGACCAACAAGAAGACCGTCGCCTCCTCCGCGACTCCAAGGGCAAGCCGGAAGTCTACCGGTTCCTCCGCCATCGTGATGAAACCTAACGGGAAGTCTCCTGTTTCGTCTGCTCTCTCCTCCGCGCGTGGCGATCAAGTGATGCTCTTTAGAGATGTTTCACTCGGCCCACACGAAGCCGACTTGAGGTTTCGACTGATACATTTTTGGGAGGCTCGAAATTCAAACTCGAAAACGCTCATTGGACAGGAGATGCTCCTCATAGATGAAGAG GGGACTGTTATTCAAGGTTTTGTACCAGCGGGTCGGGTTGGGACATATGAGCTGGCTTCTGGTTCTGTTTATAAGCTAAGCAATTTTTTCGGCTCCAGAAACAAAGCTCAGTATCGGGTTACGGATCATAGCGCCACCATCACATTCGCTTGGAATTCTAAGTTATCGGTTATTGATAACCCTCCGGTTGCATTTCACGAAGATAGGTTCAAGTTCTACAGTTACGAGGAGTTTCAGGCCAACTGTGACCGCAAAATTGATCTTTACG ACTATGTTGGCCACATGAAGCTGGTGAATGAGCATGCTATCACTGAATGTATGGTCCTCGACGAAGTTGACATAGCAGAGAAGCGACATCTATGTGTTCATGTTCAGACACATGG CGGGCCAGTGATGAAACTCTATCTATGGGACCATGCCGCATCTGACTTCTGCGAGAAATTCAAGTCGTATAGAGGCACTCCAAGCGTTCTTTTGGTCACAACAGTAAACCCTAAACATCTTGGAG GAACCCTTGCTCTCACTTCGATGTCATCATCTCGAGTGTTTATGGATGCCAATGTCCAGCCTAGCAGGGATTATCTTGGCTG GTTGAGTTCCAACTCAGATATTGCTAACAAAATTAATGCAGAGGTTGTTACTAAGCCTGAGACAGCAACTCTAGCGGAACTTTTCTCCTACATCAAACTGGAAACTGCTAAG GTTGCGTGGTTTGAATGCACAGCAACTATAGACGATGTCGTTCGTGGTTCCGCTTGGTATTATATTTCTTGCGGTGGGTGTAACAGTAAAGCAGTCAAAGAGCCTACCTCACTGATTTGTAACAACAAGAAATGTGACAAAAGTGTTGTTACAGGCGTTGCTCA ACACCTCACGAGGATTAATGTTTATGATAAGAGTGAACAGGCAGTTTTCGTGATCCTTGGTGACGCCGGCAGAGAGTTGACTGGGAAGCATGCATCAGAATTAGTTGCCAGATACTTTGAG TGTAATGAGGGCGTAGAGGCTGATCAGTGCGTGCCGGTACCGCAGGCTCTACTCGATACAATAGGGCAGACACATAAATTCATTGTGAAAGTCTCCGATCATAATTTGTCAGGAAAGACCCAAATCATTACTGTCACGAAGGTATTTCCACCAGAGGCTCCGCATCATGTAGCTCTCTTGGAAGAACACTCTGTTCCATCAACATCTGATGATGTCTTGAAGTCTGTACGTGAGGAATCCAGTCCTATCAGAGGTCTTGATGGTACTGTGGGTGAGAGGGTTAGAAAAGCCTCTGCTGGTATGGAATCAGATGAAGCCAAACGTCCCAAGAGTGGCTAA